A single genomic interval of Methyloceanibacter caenitepidi harbors:
- a CDS encoding serine hydrolase produces MPVPTTSCLNAARHRVRRVVLTALGGTCLACSMAAGPVTAEEAAKPLLNAPVSPVPPLFDQADIDNATAALDGIVESAMKRTGVPGVAVGVVYKDKVIYAKGFGVREVGKPGKIDPDTVFLLASVSKPIASTVVAKLVGDGVVKWDDPARTHNPAFALNDPYVSEHATIADLLSHRSGLHTGAGDLLEDLGFDRAYILSHIDQQPLDPFRTSYHYSNFGYTSGGIAAAAAAGKSWEELADEALFVPAGMATASYRHADYLAHADRAHIHRRLPDGTWDALYDRNADPQAPAGGASASLNDVLRFLRLQLANGTLDGKEIIDADALAAPRAPQVIPGSPRSVASRTGFYGFGWNVGYDDHGRVRVSHSGAFELGTATNIVFLPGEDVGVVTLTNGQPIGVAEAIGESLLDVATNGRQTVDWVGFLGQVFEQMAAAEAPEVDYTKVPANPSPARDLTSYAGSYGNGYYGPLDVSLADGGLSMTMGPEGAPTMFALSHFDGDTFSFETVGENANGLAGAIFTVGEDGKASKVVLDYYDRTGLGTFVRE; encoded by the coding sequence ATGCCCGTTCCCACCACATCATGCCTCAATGCCGCGCGGCATCGTGTTCGCCGCGTGGTCCTCACCGCCTTGGGCGGCACCTGCCTCGCTTGCAGCATGGCCGCCGGGCCTGTCACAGCGGAAGAGGCGGCAAAGCCGTTGCTGAACGCGCCCGTGTCACCGGTGCCGCCGCTCTTCGACCAAGCCGACATCGACAACGCCACGGCGGCCCTCGACGGCATTGTCGAGAGCGCCATGAAGAGAACAGGAGTCCCCGGAGTGGCGGTCGGTGTCGTCTACAAAGACAAGGTGATCTACGCCAAAGGGTTTGGCGTTCGCGAAGTCGGCAAGCCTGGCAAAATCGATCCGGACACGGTGTTTCTGCTGGCTTCGGTGTCGAAGCCGATCGCGTCGACGGTCGTCGCAAAGCTGGTCGGGGATGGCGTCGTCAAGTGGGACGATCCTGCAAGGACGCATAATCCCGCCTTCGCCCTGAACGACCCGTACGTGAGCGAGCACGCCACGATCGCCGATCTCCTGTCGCATCGGAGCGGCCTTCATACGGGCGCAGGCGATCTTCTGGAGGATCTCGGTTTCGACCGGGCCTACATCCTGTCCCATATCGACCAGCAACCGCTCGACCCGTTCCGCACGAGCTATCACTACTCCAATTTCGGATATACGTCGGGCGGCATCGCCGCTGCGGCCGCGGCGGGTAAGAGCTGGGAAGAGCTTGCCGACGAGGCGCTGTTCGTCCCGGCCGGCATGGCGACCGCCAGCTATCGTCACGCGGACTATCTCGCGCACGCGGACCGCGCGCATATCCACAGGCGGCTCCCGGACGGCACCTGGGACGCCCTCTATGATCGCAACGCGGACCCACAGGCGCCTGCCGGCGGCGCCAGTGCCTCGCTCAACGACGTGCTGCGTTTCCTGCGTCTGCAACTTGCCAACGGCACGCTGGACGGCAAGGAGATCATCGATGCCGATGCCCTGGCAGCGCCGCGCGCGCCACAGGTCATTCCCGGGTCTCCGCGCTCCGTCGCCAGCCGCACCGGCTTCTACGGCTTCGGGTGGAACGTGGGCTATGACGATCACGGCCGCGTCCGCGTCAGCCACTCGGGCGCTTTCGAACTCGGAACTGCGACCAACATCGTTTTCCTGCCGGGCGAGGACGTCGGCGTGGTGACTCTGACCAACGGTCAACCGATCGGCGTTGCCGAGGCGATCGGTGAATCGTTGCTGGATGTCGCGACGAACGGGCGCCAGACCGTCGACTGGGTCGGCTTTCTCGGACAAGTCTTCGAGCAGATGGCAGCGGCCGAAGCGCCGGAGGTGGACTACACCAAGGTGCCGGCGAACCCGTCGCCCGCGCGCGACCTCACCAGCTATGCCGGCAGCTACGGCAACGGTTACTACGGTCCGCTGGACGTCTCCCTTGCGGACGGAGGCCTGTCGATGACGATGGGACCGGAGGGCGCGCCGACAATGTTCGCCCTGTCCCATTTCGACGGCGATACCTTCAGCTTCGAGACCGTGGGCGAGAACGCCAACGGTCTCGCGGGCGCGATTTTCACCGTCGGTGAGGACGGCAAGGCGTCCAAGGTCGTTCTCGACTACTACGACCGGACCGGACTTGGCACCTTTGTCCGGGAGTGA
- the lipB gene encoding lipoyl(octanoyl) transferase LipB, producing MPPALETPAGTTDSAARPTPPLEWIVAPAPVPYEEALAFMEARAAAIADGREAECVWLLEHPPLYTAGTSADPAELVDSNRFPIYEAGRGGRYTYHGPGQRVAYVMLDLKLRGRDVRRLVTGLEDWLIATLAAFGVAGERSDSGIGVFVGEAKIASIGVRIRRWVSFHGVSLNVSPNLEHFSGIVPCGLHGTPVTSLEALGAETDMARVDAALRKSFEQVFGR from the coding sequence ATGCCCCCTGCTCTCGAAACGCCCGCCGGGACCACGGACTCCGCGGCACGCCCCACCCCGCCCCTGGAGTGGATCGTGGCGCCCGCCCCCGTTCCTTACGAGGAGGCCCTGGCCTTCATGGAGGCGCGCGCCGCAGCAATAGCAGATGGCCGCGAGGCCGAATGCGTCTGGCTGCTCGAGCACCCGCCCCTCTATACGGCCGGCACCAGCGCCGACCCGGCCGAGTTGGTCGACTCGAACCGCTTCCCCATCTACGAAGCCGGTCGCGGCGGGCGCTACACCTATCACGGTCCAGGCCAGCGCGTGGCCTATGTCATGCTGGATCTCAAGCTGCGGGGCCGCGATGTACGCCGCCTCGTGACGGGCCTGGAGGACTGGCTGATCGCCACCCTTGCGGCATTCGGTGTCGCCGGGGAGCGGAGCGACAGCGGCATCGGCGTCTTTGTCGGAGAGGCAAAGATCGCCTCCATCGGCGTCCGCATCCGCCGCTGGGTCTCGTTTCATGGCGTCAGCCTGAACGTCTCCCCGAACCTCGAACACTTCTCAGGGATCGTACCCTGCGGCCTGCACGGAACGCCCGTGACGAGCCTCGAGGCACTCGGGGCTGAAACCGACATGGCCCGCGTCGATGCGGCCTTGCGAAAAAGCTTCGAGCAGGTCTTCGGTCGATAG
- the accC gene encoding acetyl-CoA carboxylase biotin carboxylase subunit: MIKKLLIANRGEIACRVIRTAKRLGIETVAVYSEADRDALHVYMADEAVAIGPAAAAQSYLVMDKIIQAAKDTGADAIHPGYGFLSENAAFAKALKKAGIIFVGPNPKAIEAMGDKIESKKLAADAKVSTVPGYLGVIETPEEAVKIADDIGYPVMIKASAGGGGKGMRIAYSSDEVAEGFASSQSEAKSSFGDDRVFIEKFIEEPRHIEIQVLGDKHGNVIHLGERECSIQRRNQKVLEEAPSPFLDEKTRAAMGAEAVALAKAVDYDSAGTVEFIVDKDKNFYFLEMNTRLQVEHPVTEFVTGLDLVEQMLKVASGEKLGLKQKDVTLTGSAIESRIYAEDPVRNFLPSTGRLVRFRPPALGTEDGITTRLDTGVEEGGEISVYYDPMIAKLITYAPTRIEAIDAMGRALDAFAIDGFRHNIPFLAVLMRNERWRSGDISTKFIAEEFPDGFTPPVPEGRIRDVLAAVSASIDHLSNNRRRMITQQMHGEPVCFSDVRQVELGDGDLVRVKVEGRDYPLRATLGEEESGEPVRTIQLNSSWWFGEPVFEGTVDGEPVAVQVRSILNGVHLTYQGVEVPVRVFTEREANYLALMPVKEKPDMSKFLLCPMPGLVVSLAVKEGQEVSAGETLCVVEAMKMENVLKSEVDGVVSKIHAEPGDSLNVDAVILEFE, encoded by the coding sequence ATGATCAAAAAGCTACTCATCGCCAATCGTGGGGAAATTGCCTGCCGGGTCATCCGCACGGCGAAGCGGCTCGGGATTGAGACCGTAGCCGTCTACTCGGAGGCCGACCGCGATGCGCTGCACGTGTATATGGCCGACGAGGCCGTAGCCATCGGGCCCGCGGCCGCGGCGCAGTCCTACCTCGTGATGGACAAGATCATCCAGGCCGCCAAGGACACGGGAGCGGACGCGATCCACCCGGGCTACGGCTTCCTGTCGGAGAATGCCGCCTTCGCCAAGGCACTCAAGAAGGCGGGGATCATTTTCGTCGGACCGAACCCCAAAGCCATCGAGGCCATGGGCGACAAGATCGAGTCCAAGAAGCTCGCAGCCGACGCCAAGGTCTCGACCGTTCCGGGCTATCTCGGCGTGATCGAGACGCCGGAGGAGGCCGTCAAGATCGCCGACGACATCGGCTATCCCGTGATGATCAAGGCGTCTGCCGGCGGTGGCGGCAAGGGCATGCGCATTGCCTATAGCAGCGACGAGGTGGCCGAAGGCTTTGCGTCGTCCCAATCGGAAGCAAAGTCGAGCTTTGGCGACGATCGCGTCTTCATCGAGAAGTTCATCGAAGAGCCCCGCCACATCGAAATTCAGGTGCTGGGCGACAAGCACGGCAATGTCATTCATCTCGGCGAGCGCGAATGCTCCATTCAGCGCCGCAATCAGAAAGTCCTCGAAGAGGCGCCCAGCCCCTTCCTCGACGAGAAGACGCGGGCGGCCATGGGCGCCGAAGCCGTCGCGCTCGCGAAGGCCGTGGACTACGACTCCGCCGGCACCGTCGAGTTCATCGTCGACAAGGACAAGAACTTCTACTTCCTGGAGATGAACACGCGGCTCCAGGTGGAGCACCCGGTTACGGAGTTCGTAACGGGTCTCGACCTCGTCGAGCAGATGCTGAAGGTCGCCAGCGGTGAGAAGCTTGGCCTCAAGCAGAAAGATGTGACCCTCACCGGGTCCGCCATCGAGTCCCGTATCTATGCGGAAGATCCGGTGCGGAACTTCCTGCCGTCCACGGGGCGGCTGGTCCGGTTCCGGCCGCCGGCTCTCGGCACCGAGGACGGCATCACAACGCGGCTGGACACCGGTGTGGAAGAGGGCGGTGAGATCTCGGTCTATTACGACCCGATGATCGCGAAGCTCATCACCTACGCGCCGACACGCATCGAGGCGATCGACGCGATGGGGCGAGCGCTGGACGCCTTCGCGATCGATGGCTTCCGGCACAACATCCCGTTCCTCGCTGTGCTTATGCGGAACGAGCGTTGGCGCTCGGGCGACATCTCGACGAAATTCATCGCCGAGGAATTTCCGGACGGGTTCACGCCGCCAGTGCCCGAGGGACGCATTCGCGATGTGCTCGCTGCCGTTTCGGCAAGCATCGATCACCTTTCCAATAACCGCCGCCGGATGATCACGCAGCAGATGCACGGCGAGCCGGTCTGTTTCTCCGATGTCCGTCAGGTCGAGTTGGGCGACGGAGACCTCGTCCGTGTCAAAGTTGAGGGCCGCGACTATCCGCTGCGCGCCACGCTGGGCGAAGAGGAATCCGGCGAGCCGGTGCGAACGATTCAACTGAATTCGAGCTGGTGGTTCGGAGAGCCTGTCTTCGAAGGTACGGTGGACGGGGAGCCCGTCGCCGTGCAAGTCCGCTCGATCCTGAATGGCGTGCACCTGACCTATCAGGGCGTGGAAGTGCCTGTCCGCGTCTTCACCGAGCGTGAGGCGAACTACCTCGCACTGATGCCGGTGAAGGAAAAGCCGGACATGTCCAAGTTCCTTCTGTGTCCGATGCCGGGCCTCGTCGTCTCCTTGGCCGTCAAGGAAGGACAGGAAGTGTCCGCAGGCGAGACGCTCTGCGTCGTCGAGGCGATGAAGATGGAGAACGTGCTCAAGTCCGAGGTGGACGGCGTCGTATCCAAGATTCATGCCGAGCCGGGCGACAGCCTCAACGTGGACGCTGTCATCCTCGAGTTCGAGTAG
- a CDS encoding acylphosphatase, with the protein MVAPARKTVTVRIEGRVQGVYYRAWTEQMANRLDLEGWVRNRRDGSVEAVFSGQALQVDEMLRRCADGPPDARVTKVVVTDEGGAPPSGFQVLPTH; encoded by the coding sequence GTGGTGGCGCCGGCCCGCAAGACGGTCACCGTGCGGATCGAAGGCCGCGTCCAGGGCGTCTATTACCGCGCTTGGACGGAGCAGATGGCGAACCGCCTCGATCTCGAAGGTTGGGTCCGCAATCGGCGCGACGGCAGTGTCGAGGCGGTATTTTCCGGCCAGGCGCTGCAGGTGGATGAGATGCTGCGCCGCTGCGCGGATGGCCCCCCGGACGCGCGCGTCACCAAGGTCGTTGTCACCGATGAGGGCGGCGCACCGCCCTCGGGCTTCCAGGTGCTGCCCACGCACTAG
- a CDS encoding GbsR/MarR family transcriptional regulator: MTSKAENAIAAFVEQMGLILQAEGMPRIAGHIMGLMIMHEGPFSLSQLAERLKVSRASISTNTRLLEDLEVIVRTAKPGDRQVYFTLSPRPYARMLRGMVRRMRRARDVVQGTQDGLPEGMTDTHERLQELDDFYEVLIDTFVDLIDTWDAERKGLARQTRNGDRPSA, from the coding sequence ATGACAAGCAAAGCTGAAAACGCGATCGCAGCGTTCGTCGAGCAGATGGGTTTGATCCTCCAGGCGGAGGGCATGCCTCGCATCGCCGGCCACATTATGGGCCTCATGATTATGCATGAAGGGCCGTTCAGCCTGAGCCAATTGGCTGAACGGCTGAAGGTAAGCCGAGCAAGCATCAGTACGAACACGCGGCTGCTGGAGGACTTGGAGGTTATTGTCCGGACCGCCAAACCCGGCGACCGGCAGGTCTACTTCACGCTGAGTCCGCGGCCTTATGCGCGCATGCTGCGCGGCATGGTTCGGCGGATGCGCCGCGCGCGAGACGTCGTTCAGGGCACTCAGGACGGACTGCCGGAGGGAATGACGGACACCCACGAGCGGCTTCAGGAGCTCGATGATTTCTACGAGGTCCTTATCGACACGTTCGTGGACCTTATCGACACCTGGGACGCCGAGCGCAAAGGGTTGGCGAGGCAGACGAGGAACGGCGATAGGCCATCCGCCTAG